Proteins encoded together in one Salvelinus namaycush isolate Seneca chromosome 26, SaNama_1.0, whole genome shotgun sequence window:
- the nf2b gene encoding neurofibromin 2b (merlin) isoform X2 translates to MSILGLKKKQPKTFKVKVITMDAEMEFSCEVKWKGKDLFDLVCRTVGLRETWFFGLRYTVKDTYAWLKTEKRVLDQEVPKDSPITFHFLAKFFPEKVEEELVQEITQHLFFLQVKKQILDEEIFCSPEASVLLASYAVQAKYGDYEPNFHKPGFLAQDELLPKRVLMQYQMTADMWEEKITAWYAEHRGIARDEAEMDYLKIAQDLDMYGVSYFAITQNKRDTDLLLGVDAQGLHIYSPNSKLNPNKSFPWSGIRNISYSEKEFTIKPLDKKKDVFKFYSSQLRVNKLILQLCIGNHDLFMRRRKVDSIEVQQMKSQAKEEKARKKVERQILAREKQMREEAERAKEEMERRLFQLQDEARLANEALLRSEETADLLAEKAQIAEEEAKLLAHKAAEAEQERQRIEATALKTKEEKRLMEQKMREAEQLAVKLVEQSERRSKEADHLKQDLTEAKDAERRAKQKLLEITKTSYPLIAAYSTPPPPPEGGDLALGSGSMRIDFKDSDMKRLSMEIERERLEYVEKSKHLQDQLKELKSEIESLKLEEQQQQAGVYSLRNEARGYPPEPPYMPHSNRNSAYMAQMAFFEEV, encoded by the exons ATGTCGATTTTAGGATTAAAAAAGAAACAACCAAAGACTTTTAAGGTCAAAGTCATCACTATGGATGCTGAAATGGAGTTTAGTTGTGAG GTGAAATGGAAAGGTAAGGATCTGTTTGATCTGGTGTGTCGGACAGTGGGTCTGAGAGAAACCTGGTTCTTTGGGCTCCGGTACACAGTGAAGGACACCTATGCATGGCTGAAGACAGAGAAACGG gTCTTGGATCAAGAGGTCCCTAAAGACTCGCCGATAACATTTCACTTCCTGGCCAAGTTCTTCCCAGAGAAGGTAGAAGAAGAGCTGGTGCAGGAAATCACACAACACCTCTTCTTCCTGCAG GTGAAAAAGCAAATATTAGACGAGGAGATTTTCTGTTCTCCTGAAGCCTCTGTCCTGTTGGCGTCGTACGCTGTTCAAGCCAAG TATGGGGACTATGAACCAAACTTTCACAAGCCGGGGTTCTTAGCCCAGGATGAGCTCCTACCTAAAAGA GTTCTGATGCAGTACCAGATGACTGCAGACATGTGGGAGGAGAAGATCACAGCCTGGTACGCAGAGCACAGAGGCATCGCCAG GGATGAGGCTGAGATGGACTACCTGAAGATAGCTCAGGACCTGGACATGTATGGAGTCAGCTACTTTGCCATCACT CAAAATAAACGAGACACAGACCTGCTACTGGGTGTCGATGCCCAGGGCCTTCATATTTACAGCCCCAACAGCAAACTGAACCCCAACAAGTCTTTCCCCTGGAGCGGCATCCGCAACATCTCCTACAGCGAGAAGGAG TTCACAATAAAACCTCTGGACAAGAAGAAAGATGTTTTCAAATTCTACTCCTCCCAACTGAGAGTCAACAAACTG ATTCTGCAGCTGTGCATTGGGAACCATGACCTGTTCATGAGGAGGAGGAAAGTGGACTCCATCGAGGTACAGCAGATGAAGTCTCAGGCCAAGGAGGAGAAGGCTCGCAAGAAG GTGGAGCGTCAGATCCTTGCGAGGGAGAAGCAAATGAGGGAGGAGGCAGAGCGAGcgaaggaggagatggagagacggcTGTTCCAGCTGCAGGACGAGGCACGGCTGGCCAATGAGGCGTTG CTGCGTTCAGAGGAGACCGCAGATCTGCTGGCGGAGAAGGCCCAGATCGCCGAGGAGGAAGCCAAGCTGTTAGCCCACAAGGCTGCCGAGGCGGAGCAGGAAAGGCAGAGGATAGAGGCTACCGCTCTCAAGACcaaggaggagaagagactgatGGAGCAGAAgatgagagaggcagagcagcTGGCCGTCAAACTGGTGGAGCAGTCAGAGAGGAG GTCGAAGGAGGCGGACCATCTGAAGCAGGACCTTACGGAGGCCAAGGATGCTGAGAGGAGAGCCAAGCAGAAACTCCTGGAGATCACCAAGACATCTTACCCG CTCATAGCGGCCTactccaccccccctcctcccccagagGGAGGAGACCTAGCTCTGGGATCCGGATCGATGCGGATCGACTTTAAAGACTCTGATATGAAGAGACTGTCaatggagatagagagggagag actAGAGTACGTGGAGAAGAGTAAACACCTGCAGGATCAACTGAAGGAGCTGAAGTCTGAGATtgaatctctgaagctggaggagcagcagcagcaagctGGGGTCTACAGCCTCCGCAACGAGGCCCGCGGCTACCCCCCTGAACCACCCTACATGCCCCATAGTAAT AGAAACTCTGCCTACATGGCTCAGATGGCTTTTTTTGAGGAAGTGTGA
- the nf2b gene encoding neurofibromin 2b (merlin) isoform X1, translating into MSILGLKKKQPKTFKVKVITMDAEMEFSCEVKWKGKDLFDLVCRTVGLRETWFFGLRYTVKDTYAWLKTEKRVLDQEVPKDSPITFHFLAKFFPEKVEEELVQEITQHLFFLQVKKQILDEEIFCSPEASVLLASYAVQAKYGDYEPNFHKPGFLAQDELLPKRVLMQYQMTADMWEEKITAWYAEHRGIARDEAEMDYLKIAQDLDMYGVSYFAITQNKRDTDLLLGVDAQGLHIYSPNSKLNPNKSFPWSGIRNISYSEKEVTTFTIKPLDKKKDVFKFYSSQLRVNKLILQLCIGNHDLFMRRRKVDSIEVQQMKSQAKEEKARKKVERQILAREKQMREEAERAKEEMERRLFQLQDEARLANEALLRSEETADLLAEKAQIAEEEAKLLAHKAAEAEQERQRIEATALKTKEEKRLMEQKMREAEQLAVKLVEQSERRSKEADHLKQDLTEAKDAERRAKQKLLEITKTSYPLIAAYSTPPPPPEGGDLALGSGSMRIDFKDSDMKRLSMEIERERLEYVEKSKHLQDQLKELKSEIESLKLEEQQQQAGVYSLRNEARGYPPEPPYMPHSNRNSAYMAQMAFFEEV; encoded by the exons ATGTCGATTTTAGGATTAAAAAAGAAACAACCAAAGACTTTTAAGGTCAAAGTCATCACTATGGATGCTGAAATGGAGTTTAGTTGTGAG GTGAAATGGAAAGGTAAGGATCTGTTTGATCTGGTGTGTCGGACAGTGGGTCTGAGAGAAACCTGGTTCTTTGGGCTCCGGTACACAGTGAAGGACACCTATGCATGGCTGAAGACAGAGAAACGG gTCTTGGATCAAGAGGTCCCTAAAGACTCGCCGATAACATTTCACTTCCTGGCCAAGTTCTTCCCAGAGAAGGTAGAAGAAGAGCTGGTGCAGGAAATCACACAACACCTCTTCTTCCTGCAG GTGAAAAAGCAAATATTAGACGAGGAGATTTTCTGTTCTCCTGAAGCCTCTGTCCTGTTGGCGTCGTACGCTGTTCAAGCCAAG TATGGGGACTATGAACCAAACTTTCACAAGCCGGGGTTCTTAGCCCAGGATGAGCTCCTACCTAAAAGA GTTCTGATGCAGTACCAGATGACTGCAGACATGTGGGAGGAGAAGATCACAGCCTGGTACGCAGAGCACAGAGGCATCGCCAG GGATGAGGCTGAGATGGACTACCTGAAGATAGCTCAGGACCTGGACATGTATGGAGTCAGCTACTTTGCCATCACT CAAAATAAACGAGACACAGACCTGCTACTGGGTGTCGATGCCCAGGGCCTTCATATTTACAGCCCCAACAGCAAACTGAACCCCAACAAGTCTTTCCCCTGGAGCGGCATCCGCAACATCTCCTACAGCGAGAAGGAGGTAACCACG TTCACAATAAAACCTCTGGACAAGAAGAAAGATGTTTTCAAATTCTACTCCTCCCAACTGAGAGTCAACAAACTG ATTCTGCAGCTGTGCATTGGGAACCATGACCTGTTCATGAGGAGGAGGAAAGTGGACTCCATCGAGGTACAGCAGATGAAGTCTCAGGCCAAGGAGGAGAAGGCTCGCAAGAAG GTGGAGCGTCAGATCCTTGCGAGGGAGAAGCAAATGAGGGAGGAGGCAGAGCGAGcgaaggaggagatggagagacggcTGTTCCAGCTGCAGGACGAGGCACGGCTGGCCAATGAGGCGTTG CTGCGTTCAGAGGAGACCGCAGATCTGCTGGCGGAGAAGGCCCAGATCGCCGAGGAGGAAGCCAAGCTGTTAGCCCACAAGGCTGCCGAGGCGGAGCAGGAAAGGCAGAGGATAGAGGCTACCGCTCTCAAGACcaaggaggagaagagactgatGGAGCAGAAgatgagagaggcagagcagcTGGCCGTCAAACTGGTGGAGCAGTCAGAGAGGAG GTCGAAGGAGGCGGACCATCTGAAGCAGGACCTTACGGAGGCCAAGGATGCTGAGAGGAGAGCCAAGCAGAAACTCCTGGAGATCACCAAGACATCTTACCCG CTCATAGCGGCCTactccaccccccctcctcccccagagGGAGGAGACCTAGCTCTGGGATCCGGATCGATGCGGATCGACTTTAAAGACTCTGATATGAAGAGACTGTCaatggagatagagagggagag actAGAGTACGTGGAGAAGAGTAAACACCTGCAGGATCAACTGAAGGAGCTGAAGTCTGAGATtgaatctctgaagctggaggagcagcagcagcaagctGGGGTCTACAGCCTCCGCAACGAGGCCCGCGGCTACCCCCCTGAACCACCCTACATGCCCCATAGTAAT AGAAACTCTGCCTACATGGCTCAGATGGCTTTTTTTGAGGAAGTGTGA
- the nf2b gene encoding neurofibromin 2b (merlin) isoform X3, producing the protein MSILGLKKKQPKTFKVKVITMDAEMEFSCEVKWKGKDLFDLVCRTVGLRETWFFGLRYTVKDTYAWLKTEKRVLDQEVPKDSPITFHFLAKFFPEKVEEELVQEITQHLFFLQYGDYEPNFHKPGFLAQDELLPKRVLMQYQMTADMWEEKITAWYAEHRGIARDEAEMDYLKIAQDLDMYGVSYFAITQNKRDTDLLLGVDAQGLHIYSPNSKLNPNKSFPWSGIRNISYSEKEVTTFTIKPLDKKKDVFKFYSSQLRVNKLILQLCIGNHDLFMRRRKVDSIEVQQMKSQAKEEKARKKVERQILAREKQMREEAERAKEEMERRLFQLQDEARLANEALLRSEETADLLAEKAQIAEEEAKLLAHKAAEAEQERQRIEATALKTKEEKRLMEQKMREAEQLAVKLVEQSERRSKEADHLKQDLTEAKDAERRAKQKLLEITKTSYPLIAAYSTPPPPPEGGDLALGSGSMRIDFKDSDMKRLSMEIERERLEYVEKSKHLQDQLKELKSEIESLKLEEQQQQAGVYSLRNEARGYPPEPPYMPHSNRNSAYMAQMAFFEEV; encoded by the exons ATGTCGATTTTAGGATTAAAAAAGAAACAACCAAAGACTTTTAAGGTCAAAGTCATCACTATGGATGCTGAAATGGAGTTTAGTTGTGAG GTGAAATGGAAAGGTAAGGATCTGTTTGATCTGGTGTGTCGGACAGTGGGTCTGAGAGAAACCTGGTTCTTTGGGCTCCGGTACACAGTGAAGGACACCTATGCATGGCTGAAGACAGAGAAACGG gTCTTGGATCAAGAGGTCCCTAAAGACTCGCCGATAACATTTCACTTCCTGGCCAAGTTCTTCCCAGAGAAGGTAGAAGAAGAGCTGGTGCAGGAAATCACACAACACCTCTTCTTCCTGCAG TATGGGGACTATGAACCAAACTTTCACAAGCCGGGGTTCTTAGCCCAGGATGAGCTCCTACCTAAAAGA GTTCTGATGCAGTACCAGATGACTGCAGACATGTGGGAGGAGAAGATCACAGCCTGGTACGCAGAGCACAGAGGCATCGCCAG GGATGAGGCTGAGATGGACTACCTGAAGATAGCTCAGGACCTGGACATGTATGGAGTCAGCTACTTTGCCATCACT CAAAATAAACGAGACACAGACCTGCTACTGGGTGTCGATGCCCAGGGCCTTCATATTTACAGCCCCAACAGCAAACTGAACCCCAACAAGTCTTTCCCCTGGAGCGGCATCCGCAACATCTCCTACAGCGAGAAGGAGGTAACCACG TTCACAATAAAACCTCTGGACAAGAAGAAAGATGTTTTCAAATTCTACTCCTCCCAACTGAGAGTCAACAAACTG ATTCTGCAGCTGTGCATTGGGAACCATGACCTGTTCATGAGGAGGAGGAAAGTGGACTCCATCGAGGTACAGCAGATGAAGTCTCAGGCCAAGGAGGAGAAGGCTCGCAAGAAG GTGGAGCGTCAGATCCTTGCGAGGGAGAAGCAAATGAGGGAGGAGGCAGAGCGAGcgaaggaggagatggagagacggcTGTTCCAGCTGCAGGACGAGGCACGGCTGGCCAATGAGGCGTTG CTGCGTTCAGAGGAGACCGCAGATCTGCTGGCGGAGAAGGCCCAGATCGCCGAGGAGGAAGCCAAGCTGTTAGCCCACAAGGCTGCCGAGGCGGAGCAGGAAAGGCAGAGGATAGAGGCTACCGCTCTCAAGACcaaggaggagaagagactgatGGAGCAGAAgatgagagaggcagagcagcTGGCCGTCAAACTGGTGGAGCAGTCAGAGAGGAG GTCGAAGGAGGCGGACCATCTGAAGCAGGACCTTACGGAGGCCAAGGATGCTGAGAGGAGAGCCAAGCAGAAACTCCTGGAGATCACCAAGACATCTTACCCG CTCATAGCGGCCTactccaccccccctcctcccccagagGGAGGAGACCTAGCTCTGGGATCCGGATCGATGCGGATCGACTTTAAAGACTCTGATATGAAGAGACTGTCaatggagatagagagggagag actAGAGTACGTGGAGAAGAGTAAACACCTGCAGGATCAACTGAAGGAGCTGAAGTCTGAGATtgaatctctgaagctggaggagcagcagcagcaagctGGGGTCTACAGCCTCCGCAACGAGGCCCGCGGCTACCCCCCTGAACCACCCTACATGCCCCATAGTAAT AGAAACTCTGCCTACATGGCTCAGATGGCTTTTTTTGAGGAAGTGTGA